From Bacillus basilensis, a single genomic window includes:
- a CDS encoding MFS transporter: MKPIQERSLTVKTTFSKEYKIFIFGLLISRIGDSLYTFVLPWIAYQLTGSAVIMSSLFAINVLPIVLFGPLVGVIIDRYDRKKLLLVADITNIILVSLVPILHSLHLLEIWHLYIITFMLAVMSMLFDVTTVTVIPQIAGASLTKANSFYQMVNQLASLFGPMIAGVFISFIGGFQLLWINVLSFIATLVAVMLLPSMKTTNKKCEDKNTLQNVLSDLVNGFKWLKNDRLNLALSFQAMIGNFGASAVLGIFMYYLLSTLQLTPEQSGVNYSLIGIGGLLGSLIAVPLEKRLQRGILIPLLLFVGAIGLTFALWSTYWLAPGIAFGVAMTCNIAWNTIVATVRQETVPSNMQGRVLGFSRVLTRLAMPLGALVGGIISAYNPVFVFALAAFTKLIEVFIALYSPIRKLQ, from the coding sequence GTGAAACCTATACAAGAACGTAGCCTTACCGTAAAGACAACTTTTTCTAAAGAATACAAGATTTTTATTTTTGGTTTACTCATTTCACGAATTGGGGACTCATTGTATACTTTTGTGTTACCTTGGATTGCCTATCAATTAACCGGTTCAGCTGTAATTATGAGTTCTTTATTTGCTATTAACGTATTGCCAATCGTTTTATTTGGTCCTTTAGTTGGTGTAATAATTGATCGTTATGATCGAAAAAAGTTACTTTTGGTAGCGGATATTACCAATATTATTTTAGTAAGTCTTGTTCCAATACTACATTCATTACATCTATTAGAAATCTGGCATTTATACATAATTACTTTTATGTTAGCAGTTATGTCCATGCTTTTTGATGTAACAACTGTTACAGTCATTCCGCAAATTGCTGGAGCATCCTTAACGAAGGCCAATTCTTTCTATCAAATGGTCAATCAATTGGCTAGTTTATTTGGTCCAATGATAGCTGGGGTTTTCATTTCTTTTATTGGCGGCTTTCAGTTGCTTTGGATTAATGTTCTTTCATTTATTGCAACATTAGTTGCTGTGATGTTATTACCGTCTATGAAAACCACAAATAAAAAATGTGAAGATAAAAATACACTTCAAAATGTACTATCTGATTTGGTTAATGGATTTAAATGGCTCAAAAATGACCGCTTAAATTTAGCTTTATCTTTTCAAGCTATGATAGGAAACTTTGGAGCAAGTGCAGTTTTAGGTATATTCATGTATTATTTATTATCCACATTACAACTTACCCCAGAACAAAGTGGGGTTAATTATTCATTAATTGGAATAGGTGGTCTTTTAGGAAGCTTGATTGCAGTTCCTTTAGAAAAGAGGTTGCAGCGCGGCATACTAATTCCTTTACTCCTATTTGTTGGGGCAATTGGCTTAACTTTTGCGCTTTGGAGCACATATTGGCTCGCTCCTGGAATTGCTTTCGGTGTTGCAATGACTTGTAATATTGCATGGAATACAATTGTAGCCACAGTTCGTCAGGAAACAGTTCCATCAAATATGCAAGGAAGAGTTTTAGGATTTTCACGTGTACTTACACGATTAGCTATGCCACTCGGGGCATTAGTAGGAGGCATTATTTCAGCTTATAATCCTGTCTTTGTATTTGCTTTAGCTGCTTTTACTAAATTAATTGAAGTCTTTATTGCTTTATATAGTCCGATACGAAAACTACAATAG
- a CDS encoding HAD-IIIA family hydrolase, which translates to MKAVFIDRDGTIGGTGGGIHPNEFMLFDFVPNAIQRLNKLGLKVFLYTNQTRIGRGYFTEKELLKGFQKMQQILKDDDAYIDGMYYCPHKMNSSCDCQKTNIDLLIKAAKEHVLCLKDCFLIGDTGSTDMIAAERANMKKILLRTGWGESSLTKYRNSWIETAPNYIAENLINTMCWIEEKL; encoded by the coding sequence ATGAAGGCAGTTTTTATAGATAGAGATGGAACAATTGGAGGGACAGGAGGGGGAATACATCCAAATGAATTTATGTTATTTGATTTTGTACCTAATGCAATTCAACGGTTAAATAAATTAGGACTAAAGGTATTTTTATATACAAATCAAACTAGAATTGGTCGGGGATATTTTACTGAAAAAGAACTGCTTAAAGGATTTCAAAAGATGCAACAAATTTTAAAAGATGATGATGCTTATATAGATGGAATGTACTATTGTCCACATAAAATGAATAGTAGTTGCGACTGCCAAAAAACGAATATAGATTTACTTATAAAAGCAGCGAAAGAACATGTTCTATGTTTAAAAGACTGTTTTCTTATTGGCGATACAGGGAGTACGGATATGATTGCAGCTGAAAGGGCGAATATGAAAAAGATTTTGTTACGAACAGGATGGGGAGAAAGCTCATTAACAAAGTATAGAAATTCGTGGATAGAAACGGCGCCAAATTATATAGCGGAAAATTTAATTAATACCATGTGTTGGATTGAAGAGAAATTATAA
- a CDS encoding class I SAM-dependent methyltransferase: protein MNELEYKNFYDKVGRLNGWDFSKIKCETVGDTWDFYGEVKERSKPSDTLLDVGTGGGENVLNIASSAKLLIGIDNSNGMIETAHSNLKISGIQNVEFFQMDSEALMFQNAHFDIASSCHAPFIASELAKVMKQGAFFLTQQVSEHDKLNLKEAFGRGQCLGERDGTLKEKYMRELISAGFELVQVREYDVTDYYSTPKDLIFLLKHTPIIPNFGEEEEDFTILQKFIDVNSSEKGIRTNSKRFMIIAVKS, encoded by the coding sequence GTGAACGAATTAGAGTACAAAAACTTTTATGATAAAGTAGGAAGATTAAATGGATGGGATTTTAGTAAAATAAAATGTGAAACTGTAGGAGATACATGGGACTTTTATGGAGAAGTGAAAGAAAGAAGTAAACCATCAGACACTCTACTTGATGTTGGTACAGGTGGAGGAGAGAATGTACTTAACATAGCATCTTCAGCTAAATTGTTAATTGGAATTGATAATTCTAATGGCATGATTGAAACGGCACATTCCAACTTGAAAATATCAGGTATACAAAACGTTGAGTTTTTTCAAATGGATTCTGAAGCGTTAATGTTTCAGAATGCCCATTTTGATATCGCTTCTAGTTGTCACGCACCGTTTATAGCATCTGAGTTAGCAAAAGTAATGAAACAGGGTGCTTTTTTCTTAACACAACAAGTTAGCGAACATGATAAATTAAACCTGAAAGAAGCATTTGGTAGAGGACAATGCTTAGGTGAAAGAGACGGAACTTTAAAAGAAAAGTATATGAGGGAACTTATTAGTGCGGGATTTGAACTCGTACAAGTACGTGAATATGATGTTACTGATTATTACAGTACGCCTAAGGATCTTATTTTCTTATTAAAACATACGCCTATTATTCCTAATTTTGGAGAAGAGGAAGAGGATTTTACTATTTTACAAAAGTTCATTGATGTTAATAGTTCTGAAAAAGGGATTCGTACGAATTCAAAAAGATTTATGATTATTGCTGTAAAATCTTAA
- a CDS encoding VOC family protein, which translates to MITHISDIKLQTVSIEGVKQVYNDILSFPIKKETAAFIQFEITPYTTISFQEVYEPIAPAHFAFEIPYSKFHETAKWLEESGLLIVKWKDGHTIDEESGRFNLYFRDGDGNLLEIIAHSYVKEDVLVPHSPLNVLYVREIGLPVKSVPVFTEWLKLNLDMKTMEDGDIFNFVIGGTAYVVATWWQRPWIPITMKALPPKVHVSFGTPDQAFLQQLQNKFKKNSIPFECKHNEVSFIQQGYSFTVLHRSEFHSDIPKQLNLPLSI; encoded by the coding sequence GTGATTACACATATATCAGATATAAAACTACAAACGGTTTCCATAGAAGGGGTAAAACAAGTTTATAATGATATATTATCTTTTCCAATAAAAAAAGAAACAGCAGCATTTATTCAATTTGAAATAACGCCATACACAACAATTAGTTTTCAAGAAGTATATGAACCAATTGCACCTGCTCACTTTGCTTTTGAGATTCCATATTCAAAATTTCATGAAACTGCAAAATGGCTTGAAGAGTCTGGATTACTCATTGTGAAATGGAAAGATGGTCATACAATTGATGAAGAGAGCGGCCGATTCAACTTATATTTCAGAGATGGTGATGGAAATCTTCTCGAAATTATCGCGCATAGTTATGTTAAAGAAGATGTATTAGTACCGCATTCACCATTAAACGTTTTATATGTAAGAGAAATCGGTCTTCCCGTTAAAAGTGTACCTGTTTTTACGGAATGGTTGAAATTAAATCTAGATATGAAAACAATGGAAGATGGGGATATTTTCAACTTTGTTATAGGTGGAACTGCCTATGTCGTCGCAACTTGGTGGCAGCGACCTTGGATTCCAATTACGATGAAAGCTTTACCACCGAAAGTACACGTTTCTTTCGGAACACCTGACCAAGCATTTTTACAACAGCTTCAAAATAAATTTAAGAAAAATAGTATTCCATTTGAGTGTAAACACAATGAAGTATCGTTCATTCAACAGGGATATTCATTTACCGTCTTGCATAGATCAGAGTTTCATTCTGATATTCCTAAACAACTAAACTTACCACTTTCTATTTAA
- a CDS encoding MerR family transcriptional regulator, translating to MFKIGDFSKLSSISIRMLRHYDKVELLQPVKVDEQSGYRYYSAAQLKKVNQIQTLKDMGFNIVTIKEIIECDNIDGIKEQFLNRSAQIKEDMTNLQKQLRLLEDSMKTMREDVVEMNYHVSIKEIPERNVASVRKIIPSYNCEGDLWSILMREIHIKNISMAHPSYSIAVFHDQEYKENDVDVEIQLNILGKHENTKDVHFQKIEPIKVASITVSGSYEQMTNVNEAAAKWIETEGYELAGPMFNIYHVSPAMESDSSKWVTEVCYPVK from the coding sequence ATGTTTAAAATAGGGGACTTTTCAAAATTATCTTCCATTAGTATACGGATGTTGAGACACTACGATAAAGTAGAATTATTACAACCAGTAAAAGTCGATGAACAAAGTGGTTATCGATACTATTCAGCAGCCCAATTAAAGAAAGTAAATCAAATTCAAACGTTAAAAGATATGGGATTTAATATCGTTACCATTAAAGAAATAATAGAATGCGATAATATAGATGGTATTAAGGAGCAATTTTTAAATCGTAGTGCTCAAATTAAAGAAGACATGACTAACCTCCAAAAACAATTACGTCTCCTCGAAGATTCAATGAAAACGATGAGAGAGGATGTTGTTGAGATGAATTACCACGTTTCAATAAAAGAAATTCCAGAAAGAAATGTAGCTAGTGTTAGAAAGATTATTCCATCGTATAATTGTGAAGGCGATTTATGGAGTATATTGATGCGAGAAATTCATATTAAAAATATTAGTATGGCCCATCCGAGTTATAGTATCGCTGTCTTCCATGATCAAGAATACAAAGAAAATGATGTAGATGTAGAAATACAGCTAAATATCTTAGGAAAGCATGAAAATACAAAAGATGTTCATTTTCAAAAAATAGAGCCAATCAAAGTAGCTTCTATAACAGTAAGCGGAAGTTATGAACAAATGACAAACGTAAATGAAGCAGCCGCAAAATGGATTGAGACAGAAGGTTACGAATTAGCAGGACCGATGTTTAATATTTATCATGTGAGCCCAGCGATGGAATCGGATTCTAGTAAGTGGGTTACAGAAGTTTGTTATCCAGTTAAATGA
- a CDS encoding phosphotransferase enzyme family protein: MNEIDKEILQLINEQYPLNFINIKPITNEMYQCITKQGTYFIRITNYKTYEEQLEEVTYTNFFYQHGLGVPPILPSLQGNFVEKLTLDKEVFAVLYKAAPGIHLPRCEWNSNIFKKLGKQIGKLHRISKSFEKTKPVKHINEWYENEEYNFLKYIPKEENTIREIASDVLTSIKELEKSTSNYGLIHGDLWLENILVENNSNLTMIDFQDCEKHFYIFDLAVPIYSALEYSFAGNENILDYEHSITKALFEGYQEEHELPKEMIDKFPLFIKLKGIFEYSLMHMYWDKKELTEEQVRIMNLYRMKIENKYTYINV; encoded by the coding sequence ATGAACGAGATAGATAAAGAAATACTTCAATTAATAAATGAACAATATCCGTTGAATTTTATTAACATTAAACCTATAACGAATGAAATGTATCAATGTATCACAAAACAAGGTACATACTTCATTAGAATTACAAACTACAAAACGTATGAAGAACAATTAGAAGAAGTTACATATACGAATTTTTTTTATCAACACGGCTTAGGTGTTCCACCAATACTCCCTTCCTTACAAGGGAATTTTGTGGAAAAATTAACATTAGACAAGGAGGTTTTTGCTGTATTATATAAAGCTGCTCCTGGTATACATTTACCAAGGTGCGAATGGAATTCTAATATATTTAAAAAACTGGGTAAACAAATCGGAAAATTACATCGTATTTCTAAAAGCTTTGAAAAGACTAAACCAGTAAAACATATAAACGAATGGTATGAAAATGAAGAATATAATTTTCTTAAGTATATCCCTAAAGAAGAAAATACTATAAGGGAAATTGCATCTGACGTTTTAACTTCTATAAAAGAGTTAGAAAAATCCACTTCGAATTACGGCTTAATTCACGGAGATTTATGGTTAGAAAATATTTTAGTTGAAAATAATTCAAACTTAACAATGATTGATTTTCAAGACTGTGAAAAACATTTTTATATATTCGATTTAGCAGTTCCAATCTATAGTGCTTTAGAATATTCATTTGCTGGAAATGAGAATATTTTAGACTATGAGCATTCTATTACAAAAGCACTATTTGAAGGATATCAAGAGGAACATGAACTACCTAAAGAGATGATAGACAAGTTTCCATTGTTTATAAAATTAAAGGGGATTTTTGAATATAGCTTAATGCATATGTATTGGGATAAAAAAGAATTAACTGAGGAACAAGTACGGATAATGAACCTTTATAGGATGAAGATTGAAAATAAGTATACCTATATCAATGTTTAA
- a CDS encoding NUDIX domain-containing protein — MIHIDKNVRTSGAYVIYKNLFVFQVGPTSKGDTLGVVRLGGHKESDETAVETAKREVKEEASIDTTILNSLTTYYKENWNAQSKEIKVENEVNPILIIDSPDESLSIMYVAYSKMLPKPSSETNGLLLLSLNDIELVCTGKITLNDYINQGGVAILKEKMDKELILQPFPQLMFLAELLKEDPVLLQQFLN; from the coding sequence TTGATACATATAGATAAGAATGTACGAACATCTGGTGCGTACGTGATATATAAGAATTTATTTGTTTTTCAAGTTGGCCCAACGAGTAAAGGTGATACATTAGGTGTAGTAAGGCTTGGAGGACATAAAGAATCCGATGAAACAGCAGTAGAAACCGCTAAAAGAGAAGTGAAAGAAGAAGCTTCTATCGATACTACTATATTGAATTCACTAACTACATATTATAAAGAGAATTGGAATGCACAATCAAAGGAAATAAAAGTAGAAAATGAAGTCAATCCAATATTAATTATTGATAGTCCAGATGAAAGTTTATCTATCATGTATGTTGCCTATTCAAAGATGCTACCTAAACCATCTTCTGAAACGAATGGACTACTGTTACTTTCATTGAATGATATTGAATTAGTTTGCACTGGGAAAATAACATTAAATGATTATATAAATCAAGGCGGAGTTGCTATATTGAAAGAAAAAATGGATAAAGAGTTAATTTTACAACCTTTCCCACAACTTATGTTTTTAGCAGAACTTTTAAAAGAGGATCCTGTATTACTTCAGCAGTTTCTAAATTAG
- a CDS encoding AraC family transcriptional regulator produces MNEHIQQMIDWIEINLKKEFSLEDLSHYMGYSPYYCSFKFHQVTGISIRRYILLRRLYLSTEDLINDRKIIDIALDYDYSSQEAYSRAFKNVFGMNPREFQLNKLPIQSFVKLNINKEGEFKMNISRKLEVEQLRNAKSELFDKDVLNILNGQMMHEEFKNEKLMGKSDYAPFNEAMCVNMATTQVFDKEFIKTRAEGHNSSIESYTKKVIGPLENLFTKKYKCIVLWFGEDMFCQMNLLTILSYLEQSAYEGKVYLNSFREDEFKVNQIELELGNYSSVYNEVLVNHKKIFYKVPPVMYQAIDLYLEMLKEDNTVMKFISKNKDLSTQELLIKLFQLFPTIGYGDSQYIELINKIK; encoded by the coding sequence ATGAATGAACATATACAGCAGATGATTGATTGGATTGAGATCAATTTAAAAAAGGAGTTTTCACTAGAGGATTTATCTCATTATATGGGGTATTCTCCGTATTACTGTTCTTTTAAATTCCACCAAGTAACAGGTATAAGTATTAGACGCTATATTCTTTTAAGAAGATTGTATTTATCTACGGAGGATTTAATAAACGATAGAAAGATAATAGATATTGCATTGGATTACGATTATTCTTCGCAAGAGGCTTATAGTAGAGCTTTCAAGAATGTTTTTGGAATGAACCCAAGAGAATTTCAACTTAACAAATTGCCTATTCAATCTTTTGTTAAACTCAATATAAATAAAGAGGGAGAGTTTAAAATGAATATTTCTAGAAAATTAGAGGTTGAGCAGTTACGAAATGCGAAGAGTGAGCTGTTTGATAAAGATGTATTAAACATATTGAATGGTCAAATGATGCATGAAGAATTTAAAAATGAAAAGCTAATGGGGAAGTCTGATTATGCACCATTTAATGAGGCAATGTGTGTAAACATGGCTACAACGCAAGTTTTTGATAAAGAGTTTATTAAAACAAGAGCAGAAGGGCATAATAGTTCAATAGAAAGTTACACAAAAAAGGTTATAGGCCCGTTAGAAAACCTTTTTACGAAAAAGTATAAATGTATTGTTTTATGGTTTGGTGAAGATATGTTCTGCCAAATGAACCTACTTACCATACTTTCTTACCTTGAACAGTCAGCTTATGAAGGGAAGGTATACTTAAATAGTTTCAGAGAGGATGAATTTAAAGTAAATCAAATTGAACTTGAATTAGGAAATTATTCTTCTGTATACAATGAAGTATTAGTAAACCATAAAAAGATTTTCTATAAGGTACCACCAGTAATGTATCAGGCTATAGACTTATATTTAGAAATGCTAAAAGAAGATAATACTGTAATGAAATTCATCTCTAAAAATAAAGATTTATCAACGCAAGAATTATTAATAAAGTTGTTTCAGCTATTTCCAACAATCGGATATGGGGATTCTCAGTACATAGAACTGATAAATAAAATAAAATAA
- a CDS encoding M3 family oligoendopeptidase, whose product MQHLNTIDISNVLELENTLSTLENEVISSKLELENWLKKQSTFIWEIEEQLRSHYIAFQCNTDNKKIKDTFEYDQQYVRPLLKRYQNSFDNKYLESPFRMELDPKTYSLLDKKIKNAQILFSEKNIDLEVREDKLVTEYFEITGGLTALWDGEEKTITELQSYLQVPDRHIRKKAKTLISEKFLSVEDTLQNILNELIVIRHQKAKNIHLDNYRDYMFKKHERFDYTAEDCYELAESIRKYVVPLIDKIFNEKKSALQVDSLRPWDLKATAPNQKALKPIEDASDLIEKSSHILHKLDPEFSALLDRMQKNNCLDLESRKGKGPGGFCEYLPASQLSFIFMNLNHTHYDVTTFLHEMGHSIHNECMKQLELQKYLEIPSESAELASMTMELFSMEYWDTFYENKEEFIEAKLDFFKDIVKYLPQMLIVDQFQHWMYENPNHTAKERNEKYLELHNTYQSNIVNIEGYENWIATGWLPVLHIFEIPFYYIEYAIAQLGALQMYKQYKQNPKQALENYKKALSLGSSKPLTEVYEAAGIRFDFSGETIKELMLFVEGELELLEQL is encoded by the coding sequence ATGCAGCACTTAAATACGATTGATATTAGTAACGTTCTAGAATTAGAAAATACTCTTTCTACTTTAGAAAATGAAGTGATTTCTTCAAAACTAGAACTTGAAAACTGGTTAAAAAAACAATCTACATTCATTTGGGAAATTGAAGAACAATTAAGATCGCACTATATCGCCTTTCAATGTAATACAGATAATAAAAAAATAAAAGATACTTTTGAATATGATCAACAATATGTACGACCTCTTTTGAAACGTTATCAAAATTCATTTGATAATAAATATTTAGAGTCTCCCTTTCGAATGGAGCTTGATCCAAAAACGTATAGCTTACTAGATAAAAAAATTAAGAATGCGCAGATATTATTTTCTGAAAAGAACATTGATTTAGAAGTAAGAGAAGACAAACTAGTAACTGAGTACTTCGAAATTACTGGTGGTTTAACCGCGCTATGGGACGGTGAAGAAAAAACAATTACTGAACTACAGTCTTACTTACAAGTTCCGGATCGTCATATACGAAAAAAAGCAAAAACGCTTATTTCTGAGAAGTTCTTATCTGTTGAAGATACTTTACAAAATATATTAAATGAATTAATTGTAATCCGTCACCAAAAAGCAAAAAATATTCATTTAGATAATTATCGTGATTATATGTTTAAAAAACATGAACGTTTTGACTATACAGCGGAAGACTGCTATGAGCTTGCTGAATCTATTCGTAAATATGTAGTACCTCTCATCGATAAAATATTTAATGAGAAAAAATCTGCACTTCAAGTAGATAGCCTTCGTCCATGGGATCTAAAAGCAACCGCACCAAATCAAAAAGCATTAAAACCTATCGAAGACGCGAGTGATTTAATCGAAAAAAGCTCTCATATTTTACATAAACTAGACCCTGAATTTTCCGCATTACTGGATCGTATGCAGAAAAATAATTGCTTAGATTTAGAAAGCCGTAAAGGAAAAGGTCCAGGAGGATTTTGTGAATATTTACCTGCTTCTCAATTATCTTTTATTTTTATGAATCTCAATCATACACATTATGATGTTACTACTTTCCTCCATGAAATGGGCCATAGTATTCATAATGAGTGTATGAAGCAATTAGAGCTTCAAAAGTATTTAGAAATCCCTTCAGAATCAGCTGAGCTTGCTAGCATGACAATGGAATTGTTTTCGATGGAGTATTGGGATACTTTTTATGAAAATAAAGAAGAATTTATAGAAGCAAAATTAGACTTCTTTAAGGATATTGTTAAGTATTTACCACAAATGCTTATCGTTGATCAATTCCAGCATTGGATGTATGAAAATCCTAATCATACCGCTAAGGAAAGAAACGAAAAGTATCTAGAATTGCATAACACTTACCAATCGAACATCGTAAATATTGAAGGCTATGAAAATTGGATAGCAACTGGCTGGTTACCCGTACTACACATATTCGAAATACCATTCTATTACATCGAATATGCAATCGCACAACTTGGTGCGCTGCAAATGTATAAGCAATATAAACAAAATCCTAAACAAGCACTAGAAAATTATAAAAAAGCTTTATCATTAGGTAGCTCTAAACCTTTAACTGAAGTATATGAAGCTGCTGGAATTCGTTTTGATTTTTCTGGAGAAACGATTAAAGAACTAATGTTATTTGTAGAGGGTGAATTAGAGTTACTTGAACAATTGTAA
- a CDS encoding serine hydrolase, which yields MKNTIYKLSLICILCNVLILCIIPPKVYAQQNIKVTLDKYIEKFIKEQNIPGASVAIVYNKDVFFTKTMGITGESEKKVTSKTPFAIGSISKSLTALAIVKLIEDKKIKLEDPVQRYLPWFKLKDSQISSTITIQHLITHTSGISTYEGLALSDKQSKNSTALKENVMRLSNVKVTAPPGEKYQYSNANYIVLGALIEEVTNETYSSYMQKHIFQPLNMNGAAASKETAYEKGYLTGYQSWFGIPRKSVVSYDNAGAPYGYITANLEDMIQYIMFLNRPEDAQFLKQENMDLYLSPLYKINSEKSYGFGLRTTNINESETMIWHSGSTPDARAELFTLNKSGWGGVILTNKNHVLEETALSVLKNGIISILNGEEPVDIPKNIPLTQIILLIVTLILFIISIILIKKYKHIKTVKKLIWLFIGSLSLLISIVFIPLLTYSTSSPWRTIRIFAPDVALVTSIIVTLLAVNGLISILIALRRK from the coding sequence ATGAAGAATACGATCTATAAACTGTCTCTAATTTGTATTCTTTGTAATGTATTAATATTATGTATCATACCTCCAAAAGTTTACGCTCAGCAAAATATTAAAGTTACATTAGATAAGTATATTGAAAAATTTATAAAGGAGCAGAATATTCCGGGAGCTTCAGTTGCAATTGTATATAATAAAGATGTATTCTTCACAAAAACGATGGGGATTACTGGAGAATCTGAAAAAAAGGTCACTAGTAAAACGCCATTTGCAATTGGCTCAATAAGTAAATCTTTAACAGCTTTAGCTATAGTGAAATTAATAGAAGATAAAAAAATAAAATTAGAGGATCCAGTTCAACGATACCTCCCCTGGTTTAAACTAAAAGATTCTCAAATATCCTCAACTATAACAATCCAACATCTAATAACTCATACAAGTGGAATAAGCACATATGAGGGCTTAGCATTATCAGATAAGCAATCCAAAAATTCTACAGCATTAAAAGAAAATGTAATGAGGCTTTCAAATGTAAAAGTAACTGCTCCACCAGGAGAAAAATATCAATATAGTAATGCGAATTATATTGTTTTAGGTGCGCTTATTGAAGAAGTCACAAATGAAACATATTCATCATATATGCAAAAACATATTTTTCAGCCATTAAATATGAATGGCGCGGCAGCAAGTAAAGAAACTGCATATGAAAAAGGTTATTTAACAGGTTATCAGTCTTGGTTTGGCATTCCAAGAAAAAGTGTAGTGTCCTATGATAATGCCGGGGCACCGTATGGCTATATTACTGCAAATTTAGAAGATATGATTCAATATATTATGTTTTTGAATCGTCCAGAGGATGCTCAATTTTTAAAGCAAGAAAACATGGATCTTTATTTATCACCACTTTATAAAATAAATTCAGAAAAAAGTTATGGTTTTGGATTAAGAACAACAAATATAAATGAAAGTGAAACGATGATTTGGCATTCAGGATCAACGCCCGATGCTCGTGCAGAATTATTTACTTTAAACAAAAGTGGCTGGGGTGGTGTGATTTTAACGAATAAAAATCATGTATTAGAAGAAACCGCACTATCAGTACTGAAAAATGGGATTATTAGTATTTTGAATGGAGAAGAACCGGTTGATATCCCTAAAAACATACCATTAACACAAATTATTTTGTTGATAGTTACACTCATACTTTTCATAATATCAATTATATTAATTAAAAAGTATAAACATATAAAAACTGTAAAAAAGCTAATTTGGTTATTCATAGGGAGTCTATCCCTACTAATATCTATTGTTTTCATCCCACTGCTTACATATAGTACAAGTTCACCATGGCGTACGATTAGAATATTTGCGCCAGACGTAGCTTTAGTTACAAGTATTATTGTAACTTTATTAGCTGTTAACGGACTAATATCAATTCTTATAGCCTTAAGAAGGAAGTAA